A genomic region of Streptomyces sp. NBC_00247 contains the following coding sequences:
- the eccCa gene encoding type VII secretion protein EccCa: protein MPEGELSLQEPPTLPETVPDSSAVWTYLPMGMMSVSMMLIFIKPGGGNSSFTYIALGMMVMASAAMMVGQAMRKAGERKQRLRGERRDYLRYLTQIRRQVHRAVVEQQLALAWRHPHPRTLRTMVRTTRLWERRVKDEDFGEVRIAVGDQQFAMRLNPLSTKPVEDLEPLSAHALRRFIRAYSTVPGQPIALYLRSWSRVLTRGDEAAARAMVRAALSQLAVFHPPEELWIALCVSDERRADWEWVKWLPHNLHPQEQDGAGSARMVAATFNDLEDLLGAEFTERPAFDPDAVPGRDEPYTVIVVDGVTVPAGHRLEGPGFRNTVVLDLSEALAWRPGRTTLRLDVAPDAVRLVRTDRSRKEQTTLLGRPDRVGPVAAEALARLIAPYRMSLAADIAEPLSSDVQLTTLLGIPDLFRHTPDTLWKRHTGAARLRVPVAVGADGTPVELDIKESAQGGMGPHGMLIGATGSGKSELLRTLVLGLALTNSSETLNFVLVDFKGGATFLGLDELPHTSAVITNLADEVALVERMQDALHGELMRRQELLRAAGNYTSALEYERARASGTPLEPLPSLFVVVDEFSELLAAHREFMDLFVMIGRLGRSLGVHLLLASQRLDEGRMHQLESHLSYRIGLRTFSAMESRGVLGVPDAYQLPSQPGAGYLKSGVEALTRFRAAYVSGPYRHRRGAAVQARVASQVVPWTAGWVVPRASAVPAPDPAEEETESAESLLAVAVDRLRDSGPDAHQVWLPPLDVPPTLDGLLPGIEPTADRGLSATRWPGTGRLRVPVGLVDKPFDQRREPLVLDLSAGGGHLAIAGGSQSGKSTVLRALLASLALTHTPAEVQFYCLDFGGGTLSSLTGMPHVAGVASRLDSERISRTVAEVTAVLNHREQFFLDQGIDSMATYRRRRAAGEFTDEAHGDVFLVVDGWAQVKQNFDHLLPTFNQLATGGLNYGIHLITTTTRWVELSAQVRDQSATRLELRLGDPMDSVVDVRKAALVPRLPGRGLTVDGKLHFLTALPRLDGVTTTEDLSEGVTALVERIAEHWSGRPAPAVRMLPHRLPASTLPAPELGDGLRLPLGQDEEKLSTVWHDFSRTPHLVAVGDTESGKTNLLRLVAQAVTTRYAPTEARVLVVDYRRELVDAVPPEYQLGHAVSVDALKELVGGSARALKTRLPGPDITPARMRLADWWQGPRLFVLVDDYDMVVGSNNFDHPFAPLFDHLALGHELGLHVVAVRSATGAGRGLNDQLLRRLDEANTPGVLLSCPPSEGYVFGNIKPRNLPAGRAQYIARRKATLIQTALAEAAEPSEGGDGS from the coding sequence ATGCCCGAGGGCGAGCTGAGCCTGCAGGAACCCCCGACGCTCCCGGAGACCGTGCCGGACAGCTCGGCGGTATGGACGTACCTGCCGATGGGCATGATGTCCGTCTCCATGATGCTGATCTTCATCAAGCCGGGTGGCGGCAACAGTTCGTTCACCTACATCGCGCTGGGCATGATGGTGATGGCCTCCGCTGCCATGATGGTCGGCCAGGCGATGCGCAAGGCGGGTGAGCGCAAACAGCGACTACGCGGAGAGCGCCGGGACTATCTGCGCTATCTCACCCAGATCCGACGCCAGGTCCACCGGGCGGTCGTCGAACAGCAACTGGCCCTCGCCTGGCGGCACCCGCACCCCCGGACGCTGCGCACGATGGTGCGCACCACCAGGCTGTGGGAACGGCGGGTCAAGGACGAGGACTTCGGCGAGGTCCGGATAGCCGTCGGCGACCAGCAGTTCGCGATGCGGCTGAATCCGCTGTCCACCAAGCCCGTCGAGGACCTGGAGCCGCTCAGCGCACACGCCCTGCGCCGCTTCATCCGCGCCTACAGCACGGTGCCCGGCCAGCCCATCGCGCTCTATCTGCGCTCCTGGTCACGGGTACTGACCCGCGGCGACGAGGCCGCCGCTCGCGCCATGGTCCGCGCCGCACTGAGCCAGCTGGCCGTGTTCCACCCGCCGGAGGAACTGTGGATCGCCCTGTGCGTGTCCGACGAGCGGCGCGCGGACTGGGAATGGGTCAAGTGGCTGCCGCACAACCTGCATCCGCAGGAGCAGGACGGCGCCGGATCCGCCCGCATGGTGGCCGCCACCTTCAACGACCTGGAAGACCTGCTCGGCGCCGAGTTCACCGAACGCCCGGCCTTCGACCCGGACGCGGTGCCGGGCCGTGACGAGCCCTACACCGTGATCGTGGTCGACGGCGTCACCGTGCCCGCCGGTCACCGGCTGGAGGGCCCCGGCTTCCGCAACACCGTCGTCCTGGACCTCTCCGAAGCCCTCGCCTGGCGCCCCGGCCGCACCACCCTGCGCCTCGACGTGGCCCCCGACGCGGTCCGACTGGTGCGCACCGACCGCAGCCGCAAGGAGCAGACCACCCTCCTCGGCCGCCCCGACCGGGTCGGACCCGTCGCCGCCGAGGCACTGGCCCGGCTGATCGCTCCGTACCGCATGAGCCTGGCCGCCGACATCGCGGAACCCCTCAGCTCCGACGTGCAGTTGACCACGCTGCTGGGCATTCCCGATCTCTTCCGGCACACTCCCGACACTCTCTGGAAGCGCCACACCGGGGCCGCCCGACTGCGGGTCCCGGTGGCCGTCGGCGCGGACGGCACGCCCGTGGAACTCGACATCAAGGAGTCCGCGCAGGGCGGTATGGGCCCGCACGGCATGCTCATCGGCGCCACCGGCTCCGGCAAGAGCGAACTGCTGCGCACCCTGGTCCTCGGACTGGCCCTCACCAACTCCTCCGAGACGCTGAACTTCGTCCTGGTCGACTTCAAGGGCGGCGCGACCTTCCTGGGACTGGACGAGCTGCCTCACACCTCCGCCGTCATCACCAACCTCGCCGACGAAGTCGCCCTGGTGGAACGCATGCAGGACGCCCTGCACGGCGAACTCATGCGCCGCCAGGAGCTGCTGCGCGCGGCGGGCAACTACACGTCCGCCCTGGAGTACGAGCGGGCCCGCGCCTCCGGCACCCCGCTGGAGCCACTGCCCAGCCTCTTCGTCGTGGTCGACGAGTTCAGTGAACTCCTCGCCGCACACCGGGAGTTCATGGATCTCTTCGTGATGATCGGCCGCCTCGGCCGGTCACTGGGCGTACACCTGCTGCTCGCCTCCCAGCGCCTGGACGAAGGGCGCATGCACCAGCTGGAGAGCCATCTCTCCTACCGGATCGGCCTGCGCACCTTCTCGGCCATGGAAAGCCGCGGGGTGCTCGGCGTCCCCGACGCCTACCAACTGCCCTCGCAGCCCGGCGCCGGCTACCTCAAGAGCGGGGTGGAGGCACTCACCCGCTTCCGTGCCGCGTACGTCTCCGGGCCCTACCGGCACCGCCGCGGCGCCGCCGTCCAGGCCAGGGTCGCCAGCCAGGTCGTGCCCTGGACGGCCGGCTGGGTGGTCCCACGGGCCTCCGCGGTCCCCGCTCCCGACCCGGCGGAGGAGGAGACGGAGTCCGCCGAGAGCCTGCTGGCCGTGGCCGTCGACCGGCTGCGCGACTCCGGCCCCGACGCGCACCAGGTGTGGCTGCCGCCGCTCGACGTACCGCCCACCCTGGACGGTCTGCTCCCCGGCATCGAACCCACCGCCGACCGAGGCCTCAGCGCCACCCGCTGGCCCGGCACCGGACGGCTCCGGGTCCCCGTCGGCCTGGTCGACAAGCCCTTCGACCAGCGGCGCGAGCCGCTGGTGCTCGACCTGTCCGCGGGCGGCGGCCACCTCGCCATCGCAGGTGGCTCGCAGAGCGGCAAGTCCACCGTGCTGCGCGCCCTCCTCGCCTCCCTCGCCCTCACCCACACCCCGGCCGAAGTGCAGTTCTACTGCCTCGATTTCGGCGGTGGCACGCTCTCCTCGCTCACCGGGATGCCGCACGTCGCCGGGGTCGCGTCCCGCCTCGACAGCGAGCGGATCAGCCGTACGGTGGCCGAAGTCACCGCCGTGCTCAACCACCGTGAGCAGTTCTTCCTCGACCAGGGGATCGACTCCATGGCCACCTACCGGCGCCGGCGCGCGGCCGGGGAGTTCACCGACGAGGCACACGGGGACGTCTTCCTCGTGGTGGACGGCTGGGCTCAGGTCAAGCAGAACTTCGACCACCTGCTGCCCACGTTCAACCAGCTCGCCACCGGCGGTCTCAACTACGGCATCCACCTGATCACCACCACCACCCGCTGGGTGGAACTGAGCGCGCAGGTGCGTGACCAGAGCGCGACCCGGCTGGAACTGCGGCTCGGTGACCCCATGGACTCCGTGGTGGACGTACGCAAGGCGGCCCTCGTGCCGCGGCTGCCCGGACGCGGGCTCACCGTCGACGGCAAACTGCACTTCCTGACCGCCCTGCCCCGCCTCGACGGCGTCACCACCACGGAGGACCTCAGCGAGGGCGTCACCGCCCTGGTGGAGAGGATCGCCGAGCACTGGTCGGGCCGACCCGCGCCCGCCGTACGTATGCTGCCGCACCGGCTGCCCGCCTCGACGCTGCCCGCACCGGAGCTGGGCGACGGACTGCGGCTGCCGCTGGGCCAGGACGAGGAAAAACTCTCCACGGTGTGGCACGACTTCAGCCGGACCCCGCACCTGGTGGCGGTCGGCGACACCGAGAGCGGCAAGACCAACCTGCTGCGGCTCGTCGCGCAGGCGGTCACCACCCGCTACGCCCCGACCGAGGCGCGGGTCCTGGTCGTCGACTACCGGCGCGAACTCGTGGACGCCGTGCCGCCGGAGTACCAGCTCGGGCACGCCGTCTCCGTCGACGCCCTCAAGGAACTCGTCGGCGGTTCGGCGCGCGCGCTCAAGACCCGGCTGCCGGGGCCCGACATCACCCCCGCCCGGATGCGGCTCGCCGACTGGTGGCAGGGACCCAGGCTGTTCGTGCTCGTCGACGACTACGACATGGTGGTCGGCAGCAACAACTTCGACCACCCCTTCGCCCCGCTCTTCGACCACCTGGCCCTGGGGCACGAACTGGGACTGCACGTCGTCGCCGTCCGCTCCGCCACCGGCGCCGGCCGCGGCCTCAACGACCAGTTGCTGCGCCGCCTCGACGAGGCCAACACCCCGGGCGTACTGCTGTCCTGCCCGCCGTCGGAGGGCTATGTCTTCGGCAACATCAAGCCGCGCAACCTGCCTGCGGGACGTGCGCAGTACATCGCCCGGCGCAAGGCGACGCTGATCCAGACGGCTCTCGCGGAGGCGGCGGAGCCCTCCGAAGGAGGCGACGGGTCCTGA
- the eccD gene encoding type VII secretion integral membrane protein EccD — MTDSSVAGLCRLTVRAPARTIDLAVPSDVPVADLLPTVLHYAGEEVEENGLEHDGWVLQRLGGAALDDESTLAAVDLKDGEVLYLRPHTESLPEVRLDDLVDGIATVTRDRLHSWDAAAGRRLLLGMAVAVLTLGLVVLAWPGGPTTPRMAAAGVAGLLLLAGAASASRAVGDAAAAAALGLMAGPFLALAGWLQPGGEIAGPQANQVLGARLLAAAAACAGSAVLALALTAVRTPLFVASALVSLAGVLAGVLMSLFDLSVDGAAAAVASLAVLLGGFVPALSFQLAGMRMPALPTNPQQLQEGIEPYNGADVTTRTELASGWMTGLYAASGILCAGCLVPLSRNPALPEVLTAVVLAVLLLVHGRGMVNVWQRLALVLPGAWGVALLVLALAADTAAADRPLLVGGLLASATVLAVASWTVPGRRMLPYWGRAAELAQSLLAIALLPLTLWVLGVFAALRAING; from the coding sequence ATGACCGACAGTTCCGTTGCGGGCCTCTGCCGCCTCACCGTCAGAGCCCCGGCCAGGACCATCGACCTGGCGGTGCCCTCCGACGTACCCGTCGCCGATCTGCTGCCCACCGTCCTGCACTACGCGGGCGAGGAGGTCGAGGAGAACGGCCTGGAGCACGACGGGTGGGTGCTGCAACGCCTCGGCGGCGCCGCGCTGGACGACGAGAGCACCCTGGCCGCGGTGGACCTCAAGGACGGCGAGGTCCTGTACCTGCGGCCGCACACCGAGTCGCTGCCGGAAGTACGGCTCGACGACCTGGTGGACGGTATCGCGACGGTGACCCGGGACCGGCTGCACAGCTGGGACGCGGCGGCCGGCCGGCGTCTGCTGCTCGGCATGGCGGTGGCCGTCCTGACGCTGGGACTGGTGGTTCTGGCCTGGCCCGGCGGTCCGACCACACCGCGGATGGCCGCCGCCGGTGTGGCGGGACTGCTGCTGCTGGCCGGGGCCGCCTCCGCGAGTCGCGCGGTGGGCGACGCGGCTGCCGCCGCCGCGCTCGGTCTCATGGCCGGACCGTTCCTGGCCCTGGCCGGCTGGTTGCAGCCGGGCGGTGAGATCGCCGGCCCCCAGGCCAACCAGGTGCTGGGCGCCCGGCTGTTGGCCGCCGCGGCCGCCTGCGCGGGCAGCGCGGTGCTCGCACTCGCCCTGACCGCCGTACGCACGCCGCTGTTCGTGGCCTCGGCGCTGGTGTCGCTGGCCGGGGTGCTGGCGGGTGTCCTGATGAGCCTGTTCGACCTGAGCGTGGACGGTGCGGCGGCAGCCGTGGCGTCGCTGGCCGTGCTGCTGGGCGGCTTCGTGCCCGCTCTGTCCTTCCAGCTGGCCGGGATGCGCATGCCGGCCCTGCCGACCAACCCGCAGCAGCTCCAGGAGGGTATCGAGCCCTACAACGGCGCGGACGTGACGACCCGCACCGAGCTGGCGAGCGGCTGGATGACCGGCCTCTACGCCGCCTCCGGCATCCTGTGCGCGGGCTGCCTGGTGCCGCTGAGCCGCAACCCGGCGCTCCCCGAGGTCCTGACCGCGGTGGTGCTCGCCGTGCTCCTGCTGGTGCACGGCCGGGGCATGGTCAACGTGTGGCAGCGGCTGGCGCTGGTCCTGCCCGGCGCCTGGGGCGTGGCGCTGCTGGTGCTCGCCCTCGCGGCCGACACCGCCGCGGCCGACCGGCCCCTGCTGGTGGGCGGACTGCTCGCGTCGGCCACCGTGCTGGCCGTCGCCTCCTGGACCGTTCCCGGCCGGCGGATGCTGCCCTACTGGGGCAGGGCGGCGGAGCTGGCGCAGTCACTGCTGGCGATCGCCCTGCTGCCGCTGACGCTGTGGGTGCTCGGCGTCTTCGCCGCGCTGCGCGCCATCAACGGCTGA
- the eccB gene encoding type VII secretion protein EccB, protein MQSKRDQVQAHAFVMGRLTSGMLLADPDAPESPLGRTTRGAGIGVLIAVLVAAGAVVFGLVSPGGNDSWRSGKNLIVNRDTGARYLYLDGRLRPVRNYSSALLIGGADLETTDVGAASLRDTPVGAAVGIPGAPDGVPSSGDLESDAWAVCSATADGAAGGGGRTTRAVTAVAAGAPLDSTALGADEAVLVSGPDEKEYLIWQGSRLRLDTRSGALLSLGYSSVTPRPVSAAFLDSFVPGPDLAPPSVKGLGSKGPSLDGTATRIGQVFQVTVPGGTAKGSGEPGGAQYFLLGDSGLSPVTSTAVALLLGDPAVRSKAYDGDSPTALPIGADLLKDHQAPGTTGRDPSVAGLPDNPPRAARVPDGRAVCARVLPGGDGVRISSVLVPTGALGPVAQRSGDAVVDACLPVDAVVVRPGHGVLARALGAGGGTVGATTYFVADDGVKYRVGSKEALTALGWTESDARGLPSPLLAMLPTGPDLSPQAATGLVPASTARACAEGSADAPGGPAARVGESADSDATLQPGKNS, encoded by the coding sequence ATGCAATCCAAACGCGACCAGGTGCAGGCGCACGCCTTCGTCATGGGCCGCCTCACCTCGGGCATGCTGCTGGCCGACCCGGACGCCCCCGAGAGCCCGCTGGGGCGCACCACCCGCGGGGCGGGGATCGGCGTGCTGATCGCGGTGCTGGTCGCCGCGGGGGCGGTGGTGTTCGGGCTGGTCTCGCCGGGCGGCAACGACTCGTGGCGCAGCGGCAAGAACCTGATCGTCAACCGTGACACCGGGGCCCGCTACCTCTACCTCGACGGCCGGCTGCGCCCGGTGCGCAACTACTCCTCCGCGCTGCTCATCGGCGGTGCGGACCTGGAGACGACGGACGTGGGGGCGGCCTCGCTGCGGGACACCCCGGTGGGTGCCGCGGTCGGCATCCCGGGAGCGCCGGACGGGGTGCCCTCCTCGGGCGACTTGGAGTCGGACGCGTGGGCGGTGTGTTCGGCGACGGCGGACGGCGCCGCCGGGGGCGGGGGGAGGACGACGCGGGCGGTGACCGCGGTGGCGGCGGGCGCGCCCCTGGACTCGACGGCGCTGGGGGCCGACGAGGCGGTGTTGGTGAGCGGTCCCGACGAGAAGGAATACCTGATCTGGCAGGGCAGTCGGCTGCGGCTCGACACCAGGTCCGGCGCGCTGCTGTCGCTGGGCTACAGCTCGGTGACGCCCCGCCCGGTGTCGGCCGCGTTCCTGGACTCGTTCGTGCCCGGCCCGGACTTGGCGCCGCCGTCGGTGAAGGGGCTGGGCTCGAAGGGCCCCTCCCTCGACGGCACGGCGACCAGAATCGGCCAGGTCTTCCAGGTGACGGTGCCCGGTGGCACGGCGAAGGGCTCCGGTGAACCGGGCGGCGCCCAGTACTTCCTGCTGGGGGATTCCGGCCTTTCCCCGGTGACCTCGACCGCCGTGGCGCTGCTGCTGGGCGATCCCGCCGTACGGTCGAAGGCGTACGACGGTGACTCGCCGACGGCGCTGCCGATCGGGGCGGACCTGCTGAAGGACCACCAGGCGCCCGGCACCACCGGCCGTGACCCGTCGGTGGCCGGGCTGCCGGACAACCCGCCCCGGGCCGCCCGGGTGCCGGACGGCCGTGCGGTGTGCGCACGGGTGCTGCCCGGCGGCGACGGTGTCCGCATCAGCTCGGTGCTGGTGCCCACCGGCGCGCTCGGCCCGGTCGCCCAGCGCAGCGGTGACGCGGTGGTGGACGCCTGCCTGCCGGTGGACGCGGTGGTCGTGCGGCCCGGTCACGGTGTGCTGGCGCGGGCGCTCGGCGCCGGTGGCGGGACGGTCGGAGCGACCACCTATTTCGTGGCCGACGACGGCGTGAAGTACCGGGTCGGCTCGAAGGAGGCGCTCACGGCGCTCGGTTGGACGGAGTCCGACGCGCGGGGGCTGCCGTCCCCGCTGCTGGCGATGTTGCCGACCGGCCCCGATCTGAGCCCGCAGGCGGCGACCGGGCTGGTGCCCGCGTCGACGGCAAGGGCCTGTGCCGAGGGCTCCGCGGACGCACCCGGCGGACCCGCCGCGCGGGTCGGGGAATCCGCAGATTCCGACGCCACGTTGCAGCCAGGTAAAAATAGTTGA
- a CDS encoding WXG100 family type VII secretion target, with product MPDNLTDGYIYVDYNHMNNAADDMVQQTKAIANTLASLEAELNELVKSWYGDDADMYRQKQAAWDQAVKNMETLLTSHSGLLTDISDSYRYSENSLSQMWSEVRIGR from the coding sequence ATGCCCGACAACTTGACCGACGGTTACATCTACGTCGACTACAACCACATGAACAACGCCGCCGACGACATGGTCCAGCAGACCAAGGCGATAGCGAACACGCTCGCGTCGCTGGAGGCGGAGCTGAACGAGCTGGTCAAGTCCTGGTACGGCGACGACGCCGACATGTACCGCCAGAAGCAGGCGGCCTGGGACCAGGCGGTGAAGAACATGGAGACGCTGCTGACCTCGCACTCCGGCCTGCTGACGGACATCTCCGACAGCTACCGCTACAGCGAGAACTCACTGTCCCAGATGTGGTCCGAGGTACGCATCGGCCGCTGA
- a CDS encoding type VII secretion system-associated protein: protein MADLTHLNGQKLKQFRDHDLATFITDLKSIVKDDPNGVLALHSIVRGTTPAQFIGENPVLGIGLMTADDTVYGKTLIDVALKSAKSIDDVLGDQGVLFDDIDDSLDTTITTLLNTQGASLESINGEKFLDVWSGVDEDLEGPDTED, encoded by the coding sequence ATGGCGGACCTGACCCATCTGAACGGCCAGAAACTCAAGCAGTTCCGTGATCACGATCTCGCCACGTTCATCACCGACCTGAAGAGCATCGTGAAGGACGATCCGAACGGCGTCCTCGCACTGCACAGCATCGTCAGGGGCACGACCCCCGCGCAGTTCATCGGGGAGAACCCGGTGCTCGGCATCGGCCTGATGACGGCTGACGACACGGTCTACGGCAAGACGCTGATCGACGTCGCGCTCAAGTCGGCGAAGTCGATCGACGACGTTCTCGGCGACCAGGGTGTTCTCTTCGACGACATCGACGACAGCCTGGACACCACCATCACCACGCTGCTCAACACCCAGGGCGCCTCCTTGGAGAGCATCAACGGGGAGAAGTTCCTGGACGTCTGGTCCGGGGTCGACGAAGACCTCGAAGGGCCCGACACCGAGGACTGA
- a CDS encoding AAWKG family protein (Members of this family are unrelated to eukaryotic Tcp10, although some members contain a repetitive region similar to a C-terminal repeat region of Tcp10.): MPVTSDPGDYWGQAVTLYTGYNVPSRKKLFDTLKSSEGVPLMRLGFEVLASTELTAQNFTALVGWHTQHGEDYDLAFVEAGGDGKHYGGTLYQATIVFIGIPTTDGTGRLLDAGEIWSAGKFTGVLGNEWDLSLLQQYQSGSKAAIDRLRADHTTRGFEFSGLSVQDTEAVDANSFDRTAQAYDRTLKFFEDHAATLEQWENSLGEENAAWHGQAAGLFWQLVHQLHKNYDSYVDQLTADATGTAAAMLGGHVPRSKLSRALATAQTALMTEAKALSDAWDTWAAGGRHDAHRILMEVLQEVSVWVLENQIKHTRVTTNNSAKDYNTDAGFVQHSPWGNLHDMATWVKIGEEAVTRWNKHVEDVLVEKAKTSLTTLKTAWSDVSDAFSEIRTKDTSSLTESYEDDRRQIAEDEANRQQEEYNNALNNLGDNINNLGDGLGDGLNNLGNNLGNGLNGLGDGLGDNFDNLGDGLGDSFDNLGDGLGNSLSNLSTGLGDGLGGGIADLGDGLGDGLGDGIADLGDGLGDGLGDGIDAPGGVTSNLGAGLGNLLNGSDDGNDKTKGATLTNPDGSTTTLNPDGTLTTKYPDGTTQLLDPETGIVKTTSPDGTVTTGDLTIPGGHVNPDGSTTTLNPDGTLTTKFPDGTTTTIDPETGSLTTRDPEGNVTTGNIGSGLGDSLRDLDLADHSLTPTTSTSSLDLDGLTSNLATNTGLGDGLTLTGGSSLLDGGYGGGYGGGYGDAGYDDYDDATSAELLSGGALRAPGDDALAAAATGEAGSAAGGAGSPLFPGMGGMGGMGGMGSGGGGGGGGNNGERVRNVLTDAGPAAAGRGRSRPRRTADEDEDVVVTRRRTATTGAASGTLVPGPGGAGQNGRSTESGDRARVSWTEEDEDVWGTDEGGAPAVIGR, from the coding sequence ATGCCAGTCACCTCCGATCCCGGCGACTACTGGGGTCAGGCGGTCACCCTCTACACCGGGTACAACGTCCCCAGCCGCAAGAAGCTGTTCGACACCCTCAAGAGCAGCGAGGGCGTACCGCTGATGCGGCTGGGATTCGAGGTCCTGGCGTCGACCGAGCTGACCGCCCAGAACTTCACCGCCCTGGTGGGCTGGCACACCCAGCACGGTGAGGACTACGACCTGGCGTTCGTCGAGGCGGGCGGTGACGGCAAGCACTACGGCGGCACCCTGTACCAGGCGACCATCGTGTTCATCGGCATCCCCACCACCGACGGCACGGGGCGGCTGCTGGACGCGGGCGAGATCTGGAGCGCCGGAAAGTTCACCGGCGTACTGGGCAACGAGTGGGACCTCAGCCTGCTCCAGCAGTACCAGAGCGGGTCGAAGGCGGCGATCGACAGACTGCGCGCCGACCACACCACCCGGGGCTTCGAGTTCAGCGGTCTGAGCGTCCAGGACACCGAGGCCGTCGATGCCAACTCCTTCGACCGCACCGCGCAGGCCTACGACCGGACTCTGAAGTTCTTCGAGGACCATGCGGCGACCCTGGAGCAGTGGGAGAACTCCCTCGGGGAGGAGAACGCGGCCTGGCACGGCCAGGCCGCGGGCCTGTTCTGGCAGTTGGTCCATCAGCTGCACAAGAACTACGACAGTTACGTCGACCAGCTCACCGCGGACGCCACCGGCACCGCGGCGGCCATGCTCGGCGGTCATGTGCCGCGGTCGAAGCTCAGCCGGGCGCTGGCGACCGCTCAGACGGCTCTCATGACGGAGGCCAAGGCGCTCAGCGACGCCTGGGACACCTGGGCGGCCGGAGGCAGGCACGACGCGCACAGGATCCTGATGGAGGTCCTCCAGGAGGTCTCCGTATGGGTGCTGGAGAACCAGATCAAACACACCCGTGTGACGACCAACAATTCAGCGAAGGACTACAACACCGACGCCGGGTTCGTGCAGCACTCCCCCTGGGGCAACCTCCACGACATGGCTACCTGGGTGAAGATCGGCGAAGAAGCCGTGACCCGGTGGAACAAGCACGTCGAGGACGTCCTGGTCGAAAAAGCGAAGACCTCGCTCACCACGCTCAAGACGGCGTGGAGCGACGTGTCGGACGCCTTCAGTGAGATCCGCACCAAGGACACCTCCTCGCTGACGGAGTCGTACGAGGACGACCGGCGCCAGATCGCCGAGGACGAGGCGAACCGGCAGCAGGAGGAGTACAACAACGCGCTGAACAACCTCGGCGACAACATCAACAACCTGGGTGACGGTCTCGGCGACGGCCTGAACAATCTCGGGAACAACCTGGGCAACGGCCTGAACGGCCTGGGTGACGGGCTCGGCGACAACTTCGACAACCTCGGAGACGGCCTCGGGGACAGCTTCGACAACCTCGGGGACGGGCTGGGCAACAGCCTCAGCAACCTGAGCACCGGGCTCGGCGACGGCCTGGGTGGCGGCATCGCCGACCTGGGCGACGGGCTCGGCGACGGCCTGGGTGACGGCATCGCCGACCTGGGCGACGGGCTCGGCGACGGCCTGGGTGACGGCATCGACGCTCCCGGCGGCGTCACTTCCAACCTGGGCGCCGGGCTCGGCAACCTGCTGAACGGGAGCGACGACGGCAACGACAAGACGAAGGGGGCGACGCTCACCAACCCCGACGGCAGCACCACCACGCTCAATCCGGACGGCACCCTCACCACCAAGTACCCGGACGGCACCACCCAACTCCTCGACCCGGAGACGGGGATCGTCAAGACGACGTCTCCCGACGGAACGGTCACCACCGGCGACCTGACCATCCCCGGCGGCCACGTCAACCCCGACGGCAGCACGACGACGCTCAATCCCGACGGCACCCTCACCACCAAGTTCCCCGACGGCACGACCACCACGATCGACCCGGAGACCGGGTCGCTCACCACCCGCGACCCCGAGGGCAACGTCACCACCGGGAACATCGGCAGTGGGCTCGGTGACTCCCTGCGCGACCTCGATCTCGCCGACCACTCCCTGACACCGACGACGAGCACCAGCAGCCTGGACCTGGACGGCCTGACGTCGAACCTCGCCACGAACACCGGTCTCGGTGACGGCCTCACGCTGACCGGTGGCTCATCCCTCCTCGACGGCGGGTACGGCGGCGGGTACGGCGGCGGCTACGGCGATGCCGGCTACGACGACTACGACGACGCCACTTCGGCGGAACTGCTGTCGGGCGGGGCGCTCCGCGCTCCCGGTGACGACGCTCTCGCGGCCGCCGCGACCGGTGAGGCGGGCTCGGCGGCCGGCGGGGCGGGCAGCCCGCTGTTCCCGGGCATGGGCGGCATGGGTGGCATGGGCGGTATGGGATCGGGCGGAGGTGGCGGTGGCGGTGGCAACAACGGGGAGCGCGTCCGCAACGTGCTGACCGACGCAGGGCCCGCCGCGGCCGGCCGTGGGCGGTCACGGCCCCGCAGAACCGCGGACGAGGACGAGGACGTGGTGGTGACCCGGCGCCGGACGGCGACGACCGGCGCCGCTTCGGGGACGCTCGTCCCGGGTCCCGGAGGCGCGGGCCAGAACGGCCGGTCCACCGAGAGCGGCGACCGGGCCCGCGTGAGCTGGACGGAAGAGGACGAGGACGTGTGGGGAACCGACGAGGGCGGCGCGCCCGCCGTGATCGGGCGCTGA